The Psychrilyobacter atlanticus DSM 19335 genome contains a region encoding:
- the rpsF gene encoding 30S ribosomal protein S6 encodes MTNYEIMYIINPTVMEDARGAIIEKVETILTAANATELKTTKMGERKLAYPIEKKGTGFYVLTTFKAEGQNLQTAENKLNITEEVMRYIIVKNK; translated from the coding sequence ATGACAAATTACGAAATAATGTACATTATTAACCCAACAGTTATGGAGGATGCCAGAGGTGCTATCATTGAGAAAGTAGAAACTATCTTAACAGCAGCAAACGCAACTGAATTAAAAACTACAAAAATGGGTGAAAGAAAGTTAGCTTATCCAATCGAAAAGAAAGGAACAGGTTTCTACGTATTAACTACGTTCAAAGCTGAAGGGCAAAACTTACAAACAGCAGAAAACAAGTTAAACATTACTGAAGAAGTTATGAGATACATCATCGTTAAGAATAAGTAA
- the ftsZ gene encoding cell division protein FtsZ: MIHTNEHLVKIKVMGIGGSGGNAINDMIEAGVTGVEYIAANTDAQDLHNSLADIRIQLGEKSTRGLGAGANPEIGKQAAEEDLDKIKTLLEETDMLFITSGMGGGTGTGAAPVIARVAKEMGILTVAVVTKPFTFEGKSRMKNADLGIVNLKESVDALIIIPNDKLFELPEKTITLQNAFMEANNVLKIGIKGLADLILKTGLINLDFADIKTTMLDSGIAMIGFGEMEGENRAIKATEKALQSPLLEKSISGASKILINISGSSALGLNEAFAISNMVKEAAGKSVDDVMFGVTTDDEMGDRLQVTLVATNFSDESTEKKVVAIEKPSLAKTVEKKEEEDLEIPAWMRRNN; this comes from the coding sequence ATGATACACACAAATGAGCATTTGGTGAAGATAAAGGTAATGGGGATAGGGGGTTCCGGAGGGAATGCGATAAATGATATGATTGAAGCAGGAGTGACAGGAGTAGAATATATTGCAGCCAATACAGATGCCCAAGATCTACACAATTCTTTAGCTGATATAAGAATACAGTTAGGGGAAAAATCAACAAGAGGTTTGGGAGCAGGAGCTAATCCAGAGATTGGAAAACAAGCAGCAGAGGAAGATTTAGACAAGATAAAAACTCTATTAGAAGAAACAGATATGTTATTTATAACGTCTGGAATGGGTGGAGGTACAGGTACAGGTGCAGCTCCGGTAATAGCTAGAGTAGCAAAAGAAATGGGAATTCTAACTGTTGCAGTAGTTACAAAACCGTTTACTTTTGAAGGAAAGAGTAGAATGAAAAATGCAGATTTAGGAATAGTTAACCTAAAAGAATCTGTAGATGCACTTATTATCATACCAAATGATAAATTGTTTGAACTACCAGAAAAAACTATAACATTACAAAACGCTTTCATGGAAGCTAATAATGTTTTAAAAATTGGAATTAAAGGTCTGGCTGACCTTATACTAAAGACAGGATTAATAAACTTAGACTTCGCTGATATTAAAACGACTATGTTAGATTCAGGGATAGCTATGATAGGATTTGGAGAGATGGAAGGAGAAAATAGAGCGATTAAAGCTACTGAAAAAGCTCTTCAAAGTCCATTATTAGAAAAATCAATATCTGGAGCTAGTAAGATATTAATCAATATATCTGGATCATCGGCACTGGGGTTAAATGAAGCTTTTGCAATATCAAATATGGTAAAGGAAGCTGCAGGGAAATCTGTAGATGACGTAATGTTTGGTGTTACAACTGACGATGAGATGGGAGACAGATTACAAGTAACTTTAGTTGCAACTAACTTTAGTGATGAATCAACAGAAAAAAAAGTAGTAGCTATAGAAAAACCAAGTTTAGCTAAAACAGTAGAGAAAAAAGAAGAGGAAGATTTAGAGATTCCAGCATGGATGAGAAGAAATAATTAA
- the rpsR gene encoding 30S ribosomal protein S18, giving the protein MAEFRKRRKRAKLRVKAEELNYKNADLLKRFMSDKGRINPARVTGASAKLQRKLTRAIKRARNIALLPYTNIEK; this is encoded by the coding sequence TTGGCAGAATTCAGAAAGAGAAGAAAAAGAGCAAAATTAAGAGTTAAAGCTGAAGAGTTAAACTATAAGAATGCAGATTTATTAAAGAGATTCATGTCTGATAAAGGTAGAATCAATCCTGCAAGAGTAACTGGTGCAAGTGCTAAGTTACAAAGAAAGTTAACTAGAGCAATAAAGAGAGCTAGAAACATTGCTTTATTACCTTACACAAACATAGAGAAGTAA
- a CDS encoding single-stranded DNA-binding protein, translated as MSMNLVVLTGRLVRDPELKYGQSGMAYCKFTLAVNRMRKDDPADFISCAAFGKTAELIGEYLRKGNNTGVQGRIQTSTYEVNGEKRYRTEVIVDRIEFLESRNSGANSFESDSNSKPKTTNSYNQPKYTEPKQSGVVEEEDDEFPF; from the coding sequence ATGTCTATGAACTTAGTGGTTTTAACTGGTAGACTTGTTAGAGATCCAGAATTAAAGTATGGACAAAGTGGAATGGCTTATTGCAAATTCACACTAGCAGTCAATAGAATGAGAAAAGATGATCCAGCAGATTTTATTAGTTGTGCTGCCTTTGGTAAGACAGCTGAATTGATTGGAGAATACCTAAGAAAGGGTAACAATACCGGAGTACAAGGTAGAATTCAAACAAGTACTTATGAAGTTAATGGTGAAAAAAGATACAGAACAGAAGTTATTGTTGATAGAATCGAATTTTTAGAGTCTAGAAACAGTGGAGCTAATAGTTTTGAATCTGATTCAAATTCTAAACCAAAAACAACAAATAGCTATAATCAACCAAAGTATACAGAACCAAAGCAATCGGGCGTTGTCGAAGAAGAAGATGACGAATTCCCGTTCTAA
- a CDS encoding vWA domain-containing protein: MKRNYRIFVLFLLMSINIFALSYERVIIQEIDLKNYDEIKVNLVTITDNNMKKLELLNVRELREGTEISYDNIMISTKIKLENIRINGKSYRVTNNKIRIDGREQYVYGWVGTYKTKFAQEEGKQRKIFFKEKRHLISGGNPSKYNLSKTYIEPLKITPLPKEQYIYSQIIKANLVNSDKYIIDFYENVDTIKTIDEDGSLEEILKSDGGYSGADNFSQQEQERYNYFGNPKSVIEFNLKDTSETPKNGKFKLSIEENNVLKRKINENYIIPVPTTDFEEQDLERSKNTFTYEDEYELENLKAYKYQEVVFRLYTGSKHDGIRPIKKIQENVLNDDSYVDFIFENNGSVQEVEKDGIKGRFIEGKFELIGLEDGESYKLDFYTLRYRNNNKTGNYTAVTYESSLGFTGKNMSSLDSDIWLEDIDISEYKTIKLNMTSITTQEVKEVEVLRLIETRNSHNNAEKEEYTNIKTIKQSLENVWVEGKEYPVVDNKIILDDGTEKYAYKWSGIYITKFIQEEGKSRNLNIGTRRYLVKKQDTDEEYADVWLDGMYIEPMPVEVDTGYSHQWIMFEFNPDKEFKNQNYKIEDRVLTPKREGYRQLKTIDYGSSLDDYLYGKNEHTLKEEFSYSNGVWGYPKKNNSTGLIIEKTITESKGNLKGEDDSELVFYTDKKGNGIEKLGEIGNKVTYRWNEGPLNTNGEILNYDKVIFRITKKSSGADYSWNPYINDNPINYVDETTEGNHRLEEFLFGNENYVDLVLDASTSKTITLNNAIISYEQTNKELRIVGLPVGGYTIEFYSVKRGHDGGYKVITYENQDEFKMDISDIAGPDFEKENNIHKIDFITTGEEKGNIQVNVNFITKMERSINLTVDNLKSGTFNLEEINEGTGEKEGIGEDGKISLKESDMKKFLFPLDVIFVIDNSGSMQNEIDNVKNGLSAFGQKLLDRGFDVKYNLITFGPQQTSGTIGNWANNIAEYKDRYGYYYYMATYKSGWFDGSKLGKTSSPENDLEELTDAFSRIRAGGGYPYGQENSAWGIHNAIEKLRENGRYLSYSGEIVEDSAKGYMPSEKMIIFLTDENMDGENLPSGYDEDDVLEKLYSKLNGTYNGMPDNIDLNGIFHVKKDGNTAEGANEYLTRYDDVPGLGYKYTSGYKEKKEWLYYSKKEWINQGWIRKEQWDRYYANNPDYRMEDESIYYSYGYWRRMGHMWKYEWERGGYANNPDYRIDRSNTNKVWYSKREWQQQRQPISREYWNTYYVNNENYRIDEEHVLYSYAQWTSQRAITREEWEQNYEGDSDYRLDRVVDLGGEWIEYDDNETPILGIDPADDGDISHTDFKYYNTANNFFMYEMGSRGEHVSKALDLAINNLGIIQRWELSYLTPFNEYDGTTRTIDFELVNLIGKDGTPVNRKITNLNQEEDKQYTVKEEKLALEFEDPSVDNLELSIIDGRGTITFLGKARYTDYDDSNQPIIVEDMIKEYKLDVLDSSNKLLFSRNTDNIEMSLSNKENLEDTFGEQGWYQFKVILTEDEIQILINSETVKSTEKINLEATIVTDLFNKTRILQNVEVDLSTPEVTNISLENKTLFNFLNTMYSLDKNKTFPTDQAGNYSGYDVEIGMNYVIPNDGNYGKSGDKIDLELIVEGKNIDEYDVAKGIGIDGWSNPKIEPYSNNASHKLKKFKVSWKNEVISISGASNAVVKNDIKNQFGFTASQDITVLKFDNEIEVFPKVTGIQIIDNIYYVNSDYNIDLGTADTGLRSGIAILDYDKTQADTTKDGDYYGKYEKYYEIEKPIFGGGTRSGSIPVVIDSGDNHSTDGEYSTQVYGMSRSGKLDGVTNYFDGDFKTVMKNSSSGENIIVRVDTVAPGVTNISVEESNETSDENYYNFDVSFDIEDFNASYKKLDENIKGGYLLKLKNDNTEILDEPVYDGNKTVAYKIKVKKPKVSNGLITEVTIIAEDKAGNRKEEKVKIRVPKDIKLKVYEEIQGWGNGKKTKIKDSEREYIFTKGGAISLINDPVIYAVVPKSTGPDDDTKITKLKIEKLNESENPVAEKILDLSGGSENVEIKFNFSREGKNRVRVTPISKVGIEGKPKELNFILDTRINTSYLDNEIIGSLKGGDVEIDLSKIEELSGVEGYEYIFSVEGKVSEKVIKRGLKGKSFVTPKEGSISGTEIIDTSTFIGGSNGILLFTVYDNLGHRKTFEKTYFIPKESDGIIAKISGEAKQRESKLRIVTSGIELESTIDRSSEYESDDENEDSEDSLNKI; encoded by the coding sequence ATGAAGAGGAACTATAGGATATTTGTATTATTTTTATTGATGAGTATAAATATTTTTGCATTAAGTTACGAAAGAGTTATAATACAAGAAATTGATCTGAAAAATTATGATGAAATAAAGGTAAATTTAGTCACTATAACGGATAATAATATGAAAAAATTGGAACTTTTAAATGTAAGGGAACTTAGAGAGGGAACTGAAATTTCTTATGATAATATTATGATTTCTACTAAGATTAAATTAGAAAATATAAGAATAAATGGAAAAAGCTATAGAGTAACAAATAATAAAATAAGGATAGATGGTAGAGAACAATATGTATATGGCTGGGTAGGGACTTATAAGACAAAATTTGCACAGGAGGAAGGGAAACAGCGAAAGATATTTTTTAAAGAAAAAAGACACCTTATATCTGGTGGAAATCCGTCTAAATATAATTTGTCAAAAACTTATATAGAACCCCTTAAAATTACACCCTTGCCGAAAGAACAATATATTTATTCACAGATAATAAAGGCAAACTTAGTTAATTCAGATAAGTATATAATTGATTTTTATGAAAATGTAGATACGATAAAAACGATAGATGAAGATGGGAGTTTGGAGGAAATATTAAAATCAGATGGTGGATATAGTGGAGCGGATAATTTTAGTCAACAAGAACAGGAAAGATATAACTATTTTGGGAATCCTAAATCTGTCATAGAATTTAATCTGAAAGATACTTCAGAAACACCTAAAAATGGTAAATTTAAACTATCGATTGAAGAAAATAATGTATTAAAAAGGAAGATAAATGAAAATTATATAATACCTGTTCCTACAACTGATTTTGAGGAGCAGGATTTAGAAAGGTCTAAAAATACATTTACCTATGAAGATGAGTATGAGCTAGAGAATTTAAAGGCGTATAAATATCAAGAAGTGGTGTTTAGGTTATATACAGGATCTAAGCATGATGGGATAAGGCCGATAAAAAAAATACAAGAAAATGTTTTGAATGACGACAGTTATGTAGATTTTATTTTTGAAAATAATGGGTCTGTACAAGAAGTAGAAAAAGATGGGATAAAAGGAAGGTTTATAGAGGGAAAATTTGAATTAATAGGCTTAGAAGATGGAGAATCTTATAAACTAGATTTTTATACGTTGAGGTATAGAAATAATAATAAGACTGGAAATTATACTGCTGTAACTTATGAAAGTAGTTTAGGATTTACAGGGAAAAATATGTCCTCTTTAGACAGTGATATTTGGCTAGAAGATATAGATATCTCTGAATATAAAACCATAAAATTAAATATGACTTCTATAACTACTCAAGAAGTAAAAGAGGTAGAAGTTTTAAGATTAATTGAAACTAGAAATAGTCATAATAATGCTGAAAAAGAAGAATATACTAATATTAAAACAATTAAGCAAAGTTTAGAAAATGTATGGGTAGAAGGGAAAGAGTACCCAGTAGTAGATAATAAAATCATATTGGATGATGGCACAGAAAAATATGCATATAAATGGAGTGGAATTTATATTACGAAATTTATCCAAGAAGAAGGAAAGTCTAGGAATTTAAACATTGGGACTAGAAGATATCTTGTTAAAAAACAAGATACTGACGAAGAATATGCTGATGTATGGTTAGATGGAATGTATATTGAACCAATGCCGGTAGAAGTGGATACAGGGTATTCTCATCAGTGGATAATGTTTGAATTTAATCCTGATAAAGAGTTTAAAAATCAAAACTATAAAATTGAAGACAGAGTCTTAACTCCTAAAAGGGAAGGGTATAGGCAATTAAAAACCATTGATTATGGAAGTAGTTTGGATGATTATTTGTATGGGAAAAATGAACATACTTTAAAAGAAGAGTTTAGTTATAGTAATGGAGTGTGGGGTTACCCGAAAAAAAATAATTCTACAGGATTGATAATTGAAAAGACTATTACTGAATCCAAGGGAAATTTAAAAGGTGAAGATGACAGTGAATTAGTCTTTTACACCGATAAAAAAGGAAATGGGATAGAGAAATTAGGAGAAATAGGTAATAAGGTAACTTATAGGTGGAATGAAGGACCATTGAATACCAACGGGGAAATCTTAAACTATGATAAGGTTATTTTTAGGATAACCAAGAAAAGTAGTGGTGCAGATTATTCATGGAACCCATATATAAATGACAACCCAATAAATTATGTAGACGAAACAACAGAAGGAAACCATAGGTTGGAAGAGTTTTTATTTGGAAATGAGAACTATGTGGATTTAGTGTTAGATGCCAGTACCAGTAAAACCATAACACTTAATAACGCCATAATTTCATATGAACAAACCAATAAGGAGCTTCGAATAGTGGGACTGCCGGTAGGAGGTTATACTATTGAATTTTATAGTGTAAAAAGAGGTCATGATGGTGGATATAAAGTTATTACTTATGAAAATCAGGATGAATTTAAGATGGATATATCAGATATTGCAGGTCCTGATTTTGAGAAAGAGAATAATATCCATAAGATCGATTTTATAACTACAGGAGAAGAAAAAGGAAATATTCAGGTAAATGTAAACTTTATCACTAAAATGGAGAGATCGATAAATCTAACGGTTGATAATCTGAAATCCGGTACTTTTAATCTTGAAGAAATAAATGAAGGAACAGGAGAAAAAGAGGGGATTGGAGAGGATGGAAAAATAAGCTTAAAGGAATCGGATATGAAAAAGTTTTTATTTCCTTTGGATGTTATTTTTGTTATAGATAATTCTGGTTCTATGCAAAATGAGATAGATAATGTTAAAAATGGGTTATCAGCCTTTGGACAAAAGTTATTAGATAGAGGTTTTGATGTGAAATACAATCTAATTACTTTTGGACCTCAACAGACGTCTGGAACTATAGGTAATTGGGCTAACAATATCGCCGAATATAAAGATCGTTATGGTTATTATTATTATATGGCAACCTATAAAAGTGGATGGTTTGATGGATCAAAATTAGGGAAAACATCATCTCCTGAAAATGATTTGGAAGAATTAACAGATGCTTTTAGCAGGATTAGAGCAGGTGGTGGATATCCATATGGGCAGGAAAATAGTGCATGGGGAATTCACAATGCTATAGAAAAACTTCGTGAAAACGGCAGATACCTGAGCTATTCTGGAGAAATAGTAGAGGACAGTGCTAAAGGATATATGCCGTCAGAGAAGATGATAATCTTCCTAACCGACGAAAATATGGATGGAGAGAATCTGCCCAGTGGATATGATGAGGATGATGTATTAGAAAAGTTATATTCTAAATTAAATGGGACATACAATGGAATGCCGGATAATATAGATTTAAATGGTATTTTTCATGTAAAAAAAGATGGAAATACTGCTGAAGGAGCAAATGAATATTTAACTAGATATGATGACGTACCAGGTTTGGGTTATAAATATACTTCTGGATATAAAGAAAAAAAAGAGTGGCTTTATTATTCCAAAAAAGAATGGATAAATCAAGGATGGATAAGGAAAGAGCAGTGGGATAGATATTATGCAAATAACCCAGATTATAGAATGGAAGATGAATCTATTTATTACAGCTATGGATATTGGAGAAGAATGGGCCATATGTGGAAATATGAGTGGGAAAGAGGAGGATATGCAAATAATCCAGATTATAGAATAGATAGAAGTAATACTAATAAAGTGTGGTATTCTAAACGTGAATGGCAGCAACAACGGCAACCTATATCAAGAGAATATTGGAACACTTATTATGTAAATAACGAAAACTACAGGATAGATGAAGAGCATGTTCTTTATAGTTATGCACAATGGACTTCTCAAAGAGCTATAACCAGAGAAGAGTGGGAGCAAAATTATGAAGGAGATTCAGATTATAGATTGGACAGAGTTGTTGACTTAGGCGGAGAATGGATAGAGTACGATGACAATGAAACTCCTATATTGGGAATAGATCCGGCAGATGACGGTGATATCTCCCATACTGACTTTAAATACTACAATACTGCCAATAACTTCTTCATGTATGAGATGGGATCTAGAGGAGAACATGTAAGTAAGGCTTTAGATTTGGCTATAAATAATCTGGGGATTATCCAGAGGTGGGAACTTTCTTATTTGACACCATTCAATGAATATGATGGTACCACTAGAACAATTGATTTTGAATTGGTAAATCTTATAGGGAAAGACGGGACACCTGTTAATAGAAAAATTACTAATTTAAACCAAGAGGAAGATAAACAATATACTGTGAAAGAGGAAAAGTTAGCCCTGGAATTTGAAGATCCCAGTGTAGATAATCTGGAGCTATCCATAATAGACGGCAGGGGAACAATAACTTTCTTAGGAAAGGCAAGATATACAGATTATGATGATAGTAATCAACCAATAATAGTAGAGGATATGATAAAAGAGTACAAATTAGATGTATTAGATAGTAGTAATAAATTATTATTCAGCAGAAATACAGACAATATTGAGATGAGTCTATCTAATAAGGAAAATTTAGAAGATACCTTTGGAGAACAAGGATGGTATCAATTTAAAGTTATATTGACAGAAGATGAAATACAGATATTGATAAATTCAGAAACTGTAAAATCCACTGAAAAAATCAATTTAGAAGCAACAATAGTTACTGATTTATTTAATAAAACAAGAATATTGCAGAATGTAGAAGTGGATCTGTCTACTCCTGAGGTTACAAATATAAGTTTAGAAAATAAAACGCTCTTTAATTTTTTAAATACAATGTACTCTCTAGATAAAAATAAAACTTTTCCTACAGATCAGGCGGGAAATTATTCAGGATATGATGTTGAAATAGGAATGAACTATGTAATTCCAAATGATGGAAACTATGGAAAGAGTGGAGATAAGATAGATCTTGAATTGATAGTAGAAGGAAAAAATATCGACGAATATGATGTAGCTAAAGGTATCGGGATAGATGGATGGTCAAACCCCAAAATAGAACCTTATAGTAATAATGCTAGTCATAAATTGAAAAAATTTAAAGTTAGTTGGAAAAATGAAGTTATTTCCATTAGTGGAGCAAGCAATGCAGTTGTGAAAAATGATATAAAAAATCAATTTGGGTTTACAGCATCACAGGATATAACGGTGTTGAAGTTTGACAATGAAATAGAGGTATTTCCTAAAGTGACAGGAATACAAATAATAGATAATATCTACTATGTGAATTCTGATTATAATATTGATCTGGGAACAGCTGATACTGGTCTTAGGAGTGGAATAGCAATACTTGATTATGATAAAACTCAAGCAGATACTACAAAAGATGGGGATTATTATGGAAAGTATGAAAAATATTATGAAATAGAGAAACCGATCTTTGGAGGAGGAACCAGATCTGGTTCCATTCCGGTAGTTATAGACAGTGGTGATAATCATTCAACAGATGGAGAGTATAGTACTCAAGTATACGGTATGAGTAGAAGTGGAAAATTAGATGGTGTAACTAATTATTTTGATGGTGATTTTAAAACTGTTATGAAAAATAGTTCTAGTGGTGAAAATATCATAGTAAGAGTAGACACAGTAGCTCCTGGAGTAACTAATATATCGGTAGAAGAATCCAATGAAACTTCAGATGAAAATTATTATAATTTTGATGTATCATTTGATATTGAAGACTTCAATGCTAGTTATAAAAAACTGGATGAGAATATCAAAGGTGGATATTTATTAAAATTAAAAAATGATAACACAGAAATTTTAGATGAACCAGTTTATGATGGAAATAAAACTGTAGCTTATAAGATTAAAGTTAAAAAACCAAAAGTTTCAAATGGGTTAATAACAGAAGTTACAATAATAGCAGAGGATAAAGCGGGGAATCGAAAAGAAGAAAAAGTAAAGATTAGAGTACCAAAGGATATTAAATTAAAAGTTTATGAAGAGATTCAAGGCTGGGGTAATGGGAAAAAAACAAAGATCAAAGATTCTGAGAGAGAGTATATCTTTACAAAAGGAGGAGCGATTTCTTTAATTAATGATCCGGTAATATATGCTGTTGTTCCAAAAAGTACAGGGCCAGATGATGATACTAAGATAACCAAATTAAAAATTGAAAAATTAAATGAAAGTGAAAATCCTGTGGCGGAAAAAATATTAGATTTGTCGGGAGGATCAGAAAATGTTGAGATAAAATTTAATTTTTCCAGAGAAGGGAAAAATAGAGTAAGGGTAACCCCAATAAGCAAAGTTGGTATAGAGGGGAAACCTAAAGAACTCAATTTTATACTAGATACCAGAATAAATACCTCTTATTTAGACAATGAAATAATAGGCAGCTTAAAGGGGGGAGATGTTGAAATAGATCTCTCTAAGATAGAAGAGTTGTCTGGTGTAGAAGGCTATGAATATATTTTTTCTGTAGAAGGAAAAGTATCTGAAAAAGTTATAAAAAGAGGTTTAAAAGGAAAATCATTCGTTACTCCTAAAGAAGGGTCTATAAGTGGAACAGAAATAATTGACACTTCTACATTTATAGGCGGATCAAATGGGATATTACTCTTTACAGTCTATGATAATCTCGGACATAGGAAAACTTTTGAAAAAACTTATTTTATACCAAAAGAATCTGACGGAATAATCGCTAAGATAAGCGGTGAAGCAAAACAGAGGGAGAGTAAATTAAGAATAGTAACAAGCGGAATCGAATTAGAGAGCACTATAGATAGAAGTAGTGAATATGAAAGTGATGATGAAAATGAAGACAGTGAAGATAGTTTAAACAAGATTTAA